A genomic stretch from Candidatus Dependentiae bacterium includes:
- a CDS encoding sodium-translocating pyrophosphatase produces MAFTQPFGLYSAATGLGLLVTVLTLSRVTRDYAHDKKASGIADLIRRGAMAFLHKEYSILVVVIAAAAALIWFVSGKIESYAYVAGAISSMFAGFVGMHAATKANVLTTMVAKDEGERPALLTALMGGSVMGFTVATLALLGLGIITFLYQDHISFGRILTCYAIGASSIALFARVGGGIYTKAADVGADLVGKVEQGIPEDDPRNPAVIADNVGDCVGDTAGMGADIFESFVAAVTATMVLALETYSADSVLVSLPLVLSAIGIFASAAGLLSVFVIPVKSEKLLHFAPNIAIIGFIVASYFYMQSAQIATNLFGSVFLGAITGIVIGLITDHYTNGQPVQELAEASQSGAATNLIYGLSLGFGSIVAAIWIIAAVVFASYNYFGGLYGVSLAAVSMLATVGIAMSVDAYGPIADNAGGIAEMAGFGPEVRKITDKLDTLGNMTAALGKGFAIGSAALSALAMFAAYCMASGLSALNLIDPTVITGMFIGATMPFLLSAMTMKAVGRAAWKMVLEVRRQFKEIPGLLEGKAEPDYEKCVGISTEAALYEMLLPGILTIAMPIIIRYGFGLQGKLALGGFLAGATLVGVPLALMMANAGGAWDNAKKFIEAGNVGGKGSPAHKAAVVGDTVGDPFKDTSGPSLNILIKLMSVLSLLLATI; encoded by the coding sequence ATGGCTTTTACACAACCTTTTGGACTTTATTCCGCAGCAACCGGTCTTGGTTTGCTGGTAACTGTCTTAACGCTTTCGCGCGTTACCAGAGATTACGCTCATGATAAAAAAGCATCGGGAATTGCAGATCTTATTAGACGTGGAGCGATGGCGTTTTTACACAAAGAATATTCCATCTTGGTCGTTGTTATCGCTGCAGCGGCAGCTCTCATCTGGTTTGTAAGCGGAAAAATCGAGTCGTACGCCTACGTTGCTGGCGCGATTTCTTCAATGTTTGCAGGATTTGTAGGGATGCATGCCGCAACCAAAGCAAACGTACTTACCACGATGGTTGCAAAAGACGAAGGCGAACGCCCTGCACTTTTAACCGCCTTGATGGGTGGATCTGTCATGGGTTTCACCGTTGCCACACTTGCACTTTTAGGCCTTGGCATCATTACCTTCTTGTATCAAGATCACATTTCATTCGGTAGAATTTTAACTTGCTACGCTATCGGCGCAAGTTCAATTGCACTGTTTGCACGTGTTGGTGGAGGAATTTATACCAAAGCCGCTGACGTTGGTGCAGACCTTGTGGGTAAAGTTGAACAAGGAATTCCTGAAGACGATCCTAGAAACCCTGCCGTTATTGCTGACAACGTTGGTGACTGCGTTGGTGATACCGCTGGTATGGGTGCTGATATTTTCGAATCTTTTGTTGCTGCAGTAACCGCAACAATGGTCTTGGCACTAGAAACCTACAGTGCAGATTCAGTTCTGGTAAGCTTACCGTTGGTTCTTTCTGCAATCGGTATTTTTGCATCCGCAGCAGGACTGCTTTCCGTTTTTGTAATTCCTGTAAAATCAGAAAAACTTCTCCACTTTGCTCCAAATATCGCAATTATCGGCTTTATTGTGGCTTCATACTTTTATATGCAATCAGCTCAAATCGCTACAAATCTTTTTGGATCTGTCTTTTTGGGAGCAATCACCGGAATCGTTATTGGCTTAATCACCGACCACTACACCAATGGACAACCTGTTCAAGAACTTGCTGAAGCATCACAATCTGGTGCTGCAACAAACTTAATTTACGGTCTTTCCCTTGGATTTGGCTCAATCGTTGCCGCAATTTGGATTATTGCTGCCGTTGTTTTTGCATCATACAACTACTTTGGTGGATTGTATGGCGTATCTCTTGCTGCTGTCTCAATGCTTGCAACTGTTGGAATCGCGATGTCTGTTGATGCATACGGACCAATTGCCGATAATGCTGGTGGAATTGCAGAAATGGCTGGATTCGGCCCTGAAGTCAGAAAAATCACCGATAAACTTGATACACTTGGCAACATGACAGCTGCTCTTGGTAAAGGTTTTGCAATCGGTTCAGCTGCACTTTCTGCTCTTGCAATGTTTGCAGCATACTGCATGGCATCTGGACTCTCTGCGCTCAACTTAATTGACCCAACAGTTATCACCGGAATGTTTATCGGAGCTACCATGCCATTCCTACTTTCAGCAATGACCATGAAGGCTGTTGGTCGAGCTGCATGGAAAATGGTTCTTGAAGTTCGTCGACAATTCAAAGAAATTCCAGGACTCTTGGAAGGTAAAGCAGAACCTGATTACGAAAAATGTGTTGGTATTTCAACCGAAGCGGCATTATACGAAATGTTGCTCCCAGGAATTCTCACAATCGCTATGCCAATTATTATTCGATATGGATTTGGCCTTCAAGGCAAACTTGCTCTTGGTGGATTCTTGGCTGGCGCAACGTTAGTTGGTGTTCCTCTTGCCCTTATGATGGCAAACGCTGGTGGCGCATGGGACAATGCAAAGAAATTTATCGAAGCTGGAAACGTTGGTGGAAAAGGCTCTCCTGCGCACAAAGCAGCTGTTGTTGGTGACACCGTTGGCGACCCCTTCAAAGATACTTCTGGTCCATCCTTAAACATTTTAATCAAATTAATGTCAGTTCTTTCATTGCTTCTTGCAACCATCTAA
- a CDS encoding tetratricopeptide repeat protein — protein MKREWQYSLFVCMCLVAYVFYASTFESTVLFDETVQAELSKQSPLFMDEGLVGISVLLQPRWVPLVVNQSLILLFGMSAQSFRVQNFILHLLLALLILLIFNFIFDRLPSASWAYERKNRIVLFAVGLFLLHPVQVQTALNILQMRLEGLLTLFVLLVLGSFIRLLYDEKTWYHSPWFYLLLCMSFLLIGTRESSIVVPFLLFLVDLFLVVRGSLQDLKKRSYFYSVYGILFLGMYLLVNSHISLIDLLLGKMTVLSAPGCLVVSSYQKTVSSYEYLLTQFPVIFHYLRVFLFPFQLCWDYHFPLVTSLANKLFISSFLGFGLLGFLGVYFWKIVKDDVLPFAMVWFLVSLIPRSSLMPSSELVADYKTFLSSVGVMLGISYLVCFVLEYLYKHFSEDQKKFGVWVFWIALVGLFSGVMQLSANQKELWQDPVVFWRYVCSKTPLRARSYYHLGKALITSGQQDEGMECFFKAITLDSGYADPLIGLGEHYLQNNDFNRAQNYFDRAELCESCNMRRVFENRAVLALSLGKPQESMACFEKAIEFKECSADIYFKYAEVLKQLRRFKPAYDAINIALQKSLTPPADMVVLKSRLAFELGNYSDVVTCLETIDPTLFDIATQFVLAASYYRLENYKKSADLFGAVYHKRPDNLDVVYNYAQALMQSERYSLAIPLFQQCVEQEKYPFAQLHAATCFYKNGNTGAARTLFAKLDTKENLSDPVRFKLESLKKDFLIA, from the coding sequence ATGAAACGAGAGTGGCAGTATAGTTTGTTTGTGTGTATGTGTTTGGTTGCGTATGTATTTTATGCAAGCACATTTGAGAGCACTGTTCTTTTTGACGAAACAGTTCAAGCAGAGCTGTCAAAACAGTCTCCTTTATTTATGGATGAAGGGCTTGTGGGAATTTCTGTGTTGCTGCAGCCTCGATGGGTTCCACTGGTTGTAAATCAATCGTTAATACTTCTTTTTGGGATGAGTGCGCAGAGTTTTAGAGTTCAAAATTTTATTTTGCATTTATTGTTGGCGTTATTGATTCTGTTAATTTTTAATTTTATCTTTGATCGCTTGCCTTCTGCCTCTTGGGCGTATGAACGAAAAAATAGGATTGTACTTTTTGCCGTGGGGCTTTTTTTGCTTCATCCGGTGCAAGTTCAAACGGCCTTAAATATTTTGCAAATGCGACTCGAGGGTCTGTTGACCTTATTTGTTTTGCTGGTGCTTGGCTCTTTTATTCGATTGTTGTATGACGAAAAAACCTGGTATCACAGTCCATGGTTTTATTTATTGTTGTGTATGAGTTTTTTATTGATTGGCACCAGAGAGTCGTCAATCGTTGTTCCGTTCTTATTGTTTCTTGTCGATTTGTTTTTGGTGGTGCGTGGCTCATTGCAGGATCTTAAAAAACGAAGTTATTTTTATAGTGTTTATGGGATACTTTTTTTGGGAATGTACTTGCTGGTCAATTCTCATATTTCATTGATTGATTTGCTGCTTGGTAAAATGACGGTTTTATCTGCTCCTGGTTGTTTGGTTGTGTCGTCATATCAAAAAACGGTTTCGAGTTATGAATATTTGCTGACGCAGTTTCCGGTTATTTTTCATTATTTACGCGTATTTCTTTTTCCATTCCAGTTGTGCTGGGATTATCATTTTCCGCTGGTTACCTCTCTTGCAAACAAGCTTTTTATTTCATCTTTTTTAGGATTTGGACTTTTAGGATTTTTGGGGGTCTATTTTTGGAAGATTGTAAAAGACGACGTGTTACCTTTTGCGATGGTCTGGTTTTTAGTTTCTTTGATTCCTCGAAGTTCATTGATGCCGTCTTCTGAGCTGGTAGCAGATTACAAAACATTTTTATCTTCTGTGGGGGTGATGCTCGGCATTTCGTATTTGGTTTGTTTTGTTCTTGAGTATCTCTATAAACATTTTTCTGAGGATCAAAAAAAATTTGGGGTCTGGGTCTTTTGGATTGCTTTAGTTGGGTTATTTTCAGGGGTTATGCAGCTTTCAGCTAATCAAAAGGAATTGTGGCAAGATCCAGTTGTCTTTTGGCGATATGTTTGTTCAAAGACTCCTTTGCGTGCGCGAAGTTATTATCATTTAGGAAAGGCGCTTATTACCTCCGGGCAGCAAGATGAGGGTATGGAGTGCTTTTTTAAAGCAATAACGCTTGATTCCGGATATGCAGATCCTTTGATCGGATTGGGAGAGCATTATTTGCAGAATAATGATTTTAATAGAGCGCAAAATTATTTTGATCGCGCAGAGTTGTGTGAATCTTGCAACATGAGAAGGGTGTTTGAAAATCGAGCCGTATTGGCCTTGTCGCTGGGCAAACCACAAGAATCGATGGCTTGTTTTGAAAAAGCAATTGAATTCAAAGAATGTTCTGCTGATATTTATTTTAAATATGCTGAAGTATTAAAACAATTAAGACGGTTTAAGCCTGCGTATGATGCGATTAATATTGCTCTACAAAAATCACTTACCCCTCCAGCTGACATGGTTGTACTTAAGTCGCGATTGGCATTTGAACTTGGCAACTACTCGGATGTGGTAACTTGTCTAGAAACGATTGATCCTACACTTTTTGACATAGCAACACAGTTTGTTCTTGCTGCAAGCTATTATCGTTTGGAAAATTATAAAAAATCGGCAGATCTTTTTGGGGCGGTCTATCATAAGCGCCCTGATAATTTAGATGTGGTCTATAATTATGCCCAGGCACTTATGCAGAGCGAACGGTATTCTTTGGCAATTCCGTTATTTCAGCAGTGTGTGGAGCAGGAAAAATATCCATTCGCACAATTGCATGCTGCCACCTGTTTTTATAAAAATGGAAACACGGGTGCAGCTCGAACATTGTTTGCAAAACTAGATACCAAGGAAAATCTTTCCGATCCTGTGCGATTTAAACTTGAATCACTCAAGAAAGACTTTTTAATTGCATGA
- a CDS encoding tetratricopeptide repeat protein, translating to MLLRPYYGKAWFNLGRLYLEQKKNEEAWSSFVKATQGDLDIPNAFDILGQVGLQLGKYEQAAIAFEETLRRSPGIDLPRTKFNLANAYFLTQRLDEARAIFKQISDQYPQDNQFSYNLAETMFMQGEYASAYEIFNKLTAFPDASPNAPMRAAQCIERQGDVKSAFAYVTEKLASTNSDKVINILRPEHSRLELAAHLKDSGGVLSAENVNYFLSKNGQDGVA from the coding sequence ATACTGCTTCGTCCGTATTATGGAAAAGCGTGGTTCAATTTAGGTCGGTTGTATCTTGAGCAAAAGAAAAATGAAGAAGCTTGGTCTTCGTTTGTTAAAGCAACGCAAGGCGATTTAGACATTCCAAATGCGTTTGATATTTTGGGTCAGGTTGGCTTACAGCTTGGAAAATATGAGCAAGCAGCCATCGCATTTGAAGAAACATTGCGACGCTCTCCGGGAATCGATCTTCCGCGAACAAAATTTAATTTAGCAAATGCCTATTTTCTGACACAGCGTTTGGATGAAGCGCGTGCTATTTTTAAACAGATTAGCGATCAGTATCCACAAGACAATCAATTTTCTTACAACCTTGCAGAAACTATGTTTATGCAGGGTGAGTATGCTTCTGCATATGAAATTTTTAATAAACTTACAGCCTTTCCCGATGCGTCGCCAAATGCACCAATGCGTGCTGCTCAGTGTATTGAAAGGCAGGGTGATGTAAAATCTGCATTTGCATATGTTACTGAAAAATTAGCGTCAACAAATTCTGACAAAGTTATTAATATTCTTCGCCCCGAACATTCACGATTGGAGCTTGCTGCACACCTAAAAGATTCTGGTGGTGTGTTGTCTGCAGAAAATGTGAACTATTTTTTGAGCAAAAATGGTCAAGATGGTGTAGCATAG